Part of the Aureitalea marina genome, CCCGCACTACCTGTCCGTTCAAGGCCGTGATACCAATCTGGACACCGTCTCCCATTTGAACTGGCAGCCTTAGGTCCAGGACATCATTGGCCGGGTTTGGGCTCAGGATGATACCTTCCAGGCCGTTTGAGCTGGCGAGTCCGAGGGTTTGTGCTGCCATATCTACAGCCGCCTTGGCATTGATCCTTCCATAACCCAATTGACGGGAGTGACCTGGATCGTCTTTGTTCCAATCGTAGTCATATCCTCCAACCTTGTCTGCAGTTTCCTTAAGAATTTCCTTTACTTCTTCAGGGGTCAGATCAGGATTTACAGAGAGCATAAGTGCAATAACCCCGCTGGCAATTGGTGAGGCAAAGGAGGTACCGTCACTGGTTCCATAGTCCGAACCGGATACCAATTGTGTACTCCAGATAGAAACACCTGGAGCGGAAATAAATAGCTGAGGGCCATGGTTGGAAAAACCTGCTCGGAAATCATTCTGATTGGTTGCACCAATTGCCCAAACATTTTCAAGATTGCCCGGAAATCCAACAGAATTCGTTGAACCATTATTCCCGGAGGCATTCACAATGATCACCCCAAAGTCGTTGTAAGCCAACTCAACAGCATCGATAATGGCCTGGCTGGTTCCCACGGTCAAACTTAATTGAACCTGGCGAGCTCCGATCTCGGCAGCATAAAGGATAGCGTCGTCTAGAACAGAGCCATTTGGACCAGTAATCCCTACGGCACAAGGAAGCAATTTAGCTCCTTCACTATTCCATCCTCCGGCAACACCGGAAATACCTTCATCATTGTTTGTTTTAGCCGCTACGATTCCCGAAACATGGGTCCCGTGAAAGAATTGATTCCCTTGCTGGTCCTGGCGTGCGTCATTCCAATTATTGGAAAAGTTCCATCCCTTCCAATCGTCGATCAGTCCGTTGCCATCGTCATCTATGCCATTTCCGGTAGAAGGATCGTTCGGATCTGCCCAGGCATCCTCGCCAGGGTTCAGGAAAATATTACTATGAGAATCTTCTCCCATTCCCAGGTCCTGGTGAATCCAATCCACACCAGAATCAAGAATGGCTACAGCGATGGATGGATCACCCGTAGTGACATCCCAGGCTTCTTCGATATCGATATCCGCATCATTGTCTTGCATTAAGTGCCAGGAATTCGGGAATAAGGCATCATCCGGAATTAATGTGTAATAACCAATGGTCGGGAACTCCAGTTGAGACACCACTTGTTGTCCTTGTAATTGCTGGGCCTTTTGAAAAGGATCTGTGCCCTCCGCTATCTGGTAGTCTACCCAACCTGTGATGGCCTTTCGCAAGCGAGTGAGCTCATTGTTCTGTTCGAAAGCCGTGATGGCATCATCAGTGGCTCTCTGGTCAATTTTAATGCTAATGGTATTTTCCACTAAGGGGAAATCCATACCGTTCTCACCGCTCATATGCCATTGATTATTGATCATTCGGTAGGTGTTGCCCTGAAAGCTTACAGTCTGGGCTATGGCAGAGCCAAAAACAAGTATGAAAAGCGAGATAAATAGTGTAATTGTTTTTTTCATAATACGGTTTGATAGGTTCTAATTCGAGTAGTGTTAGTTCAAATTTTTCTAATGAAATCTACGCAAGGTAGTAATCTTTTGGTACTTCTATGTTAAACCTTATTGGGTCATCGCTATTTATTGGCAATGCTATGATTACTATTTAGGCTGAGGCCATTATATCGAGGTAGTCACTAGCCCAACTGATTCATTCCTTGAATAAAAATGGCCAGGCACAAGCCATATTTTTACTAAATTAAGACTCTGTTTAAATGAACAACACCTCTCTCTAACTGCACCAATTATGAATGCCGACCAAAACAAAAAAGACAATTTCATGAAAATTGTCGATATACTTATTCGCTTGGGCTTTCTAGCTTTACTGGTTGCCTGGTGCTTTCAAATTCTGACTCCTTTTGCCGGTGTCATCTTGTGGGGAATCATCCTCGCGATAGCTATGTACCCAGTTCATCAATCCCTAGAGAAGAGATTTAAGGGCAGGAAAAAAATGGGCTCCACAGTTTTGGTCCTGATAGGACTTATAATCATCATCATACCCACTTGGTTGTTTGTCGATTCCATCATAGTGGGATTGACGGACCTCGGTTCGGATTTCAATTCCGGTAATCTGACCATCCCACCTCCAGACCCAGCCATTGCCGATTGGCCTCTGATAGGGGAGGATCTGCACAGAATATGGGGCGAAGCTTCACAAAGCATTGAAAATCTGTTGACCAAATACCGGGAGCAATTGCTCGTATTTGGGCAGGCAATTTTTGATGGGATCAAAAGTATTGGTGGAAGTTTAGTGACCTTTATTCTGGCCGTTATCATTGCAGGTGCCTTGCTATCCAGTGATTACGCCCAGGTTCAGGGAAGGAAATTCTTTAAGCGTCTGGTTGGAGAACGAGGAGACGAGTTCATCGAAATCACGGCCAATACAGTTGGTAATGTAGTCAAGGGCGTAATTGGTGTTGCTATCATCCAGGCTTTCCTAGTTGGCTTAGGTCTTCTAGGCGCAGGCGTACCCTATGCTGGTGTCTGGACTCTTGCTGTACTCATTCTGGCCATACTACAATTGCCAGTCATGGTCATTGTCATTTTTCCGATCATCATGATTTTCAATTCCATGGAAACTTTGCCGGCCGTATTATGGACGGTCTACCTGTTTGCCGCAGGACTATCTGACACACCTTTGAAGGCCATTTTCTTAGGGAAGGGTGCTGCAGTACCCATGCTGGTGATCTTTTTAGGGGTAATCGGCGGGTTTATCATGTCTGGCTTCATTGGTTTATTTACGGGAGCCATCGTGGTCTCACTTGGATATACCCTTTTCACCACCTGGCTCAATGCAGGAGATAGTGCGGAAGAAGAAAGACTGCCTGACCCTGCACCCGAGACAGAATAATTTCTTTGTGGTTGGATGATCCCTGAAAATTTGCTAAGTTAGGGGTGAATACATTCATTATCAACGTTTAAACCAATCCTATGCGAACATTTTCATTTTTACTGCTGATCGTATTTATGATTGGTGGCACAAGCCATTTCTGTGCTCAAACCTTCACCATGGGCAAAAAATGCCGGGCGGCTTTAGAAGAAGCCGAAACCGCGGTGGCAGATGATATGCCAGAACAGGCATTGACCCTATTCGACCAATTCTCCTCCAAATGTAAGACCAAGGATGCCAAGGAACGAGCTGCAATTGGTAAGGCCCAGGCCTACAACGCCCTGCAGCTTTACCCCTCTGCAATCGCTGAAGCAGATAAGGCCCTGGATGTAACCAAGGGAAAAAGTCTGGAGGGTCACTTTCAGAAAGCCATTGCCCTAAACAGGTCTGGCGATATACAGGGGTCGAAGAAAGAACTGAAGGCGGTGATGGAACTGACCGAAAACAATGAGAACACAGCTCAACGTGCTTCAAATTACGCCGTAATGGCCGCTATTTACGAACGCCAGTTAAAGCAGGTTGATTCTGCTGAATACTACCTCGATAAAGCCAGGGAACTAGACCCTAACAATGTCAATTTTGTGATTCAGGAGGGCGATATGTATGTAGGGATGGAAGACTATGATAAAGCCTATAGGATGTATGATCAGGCCGCCGATATGCAACCTGCTTCATTAGAAGTGTATGTCGCCCGCAGTGAAGCTCGCTTAATTCAGATGCGGCAGAAATACGGGACAGACCAGGCTCAGGCACTTCGAAAAAAAATGACTCCCACAGAAAATCAAGCACTCTGCTCAGATCTGAAAAAAGCTGTTTCCCTGGGATGGAATGATATGAACAAAGAACTATTCATCGCATTGGTTTGCGACTAACCATTGACTAAACATGAAAAAAGCAAGAATATATCTGTTAGCCGCCCTGGTACTGGTAGGATGCGGCACATTGAACAAGCAGCAAAAAGGAACCATAGCCGGAAGTGCAGGAGGCGCTCTTTTGGGAGCAGCGGTATCCAAGGGTAGTGTATGGGGTATATTGATCGGAGCCGCCGTAGGGGGAACCGCAGGAAATCTGATCGGAAAAAAGATGGACCAGCAGGCCCGGGAATTGACCCAAGCCGTACCCACCGCAGAAGTAAGCCGAGTAAGTGAGGGCATCAATGTGACCTTCGATTCCAGCGTGGCCTTCCAAATCAACTCGGCCGAATTGAACCAGGATTACAAGGATGATCTACAAAGGGTAGCTGCTGTTTTCCAGAAATATCCGGACACCAACATACTAATTGAAGGCCATACAGACGATTCCGGACCTGCGGAGTTCAATATGAAGTTGTCCGAACAGCGGGCCAAATCGGTAGCGACTTATCTTGCTGCAAATGGAGTTGACACTTCCAGATTGACCCAAAAATGGTATGGGGAAGAGCAACCTAAATATCCTAATGACGAAGCGAACAGAGCCAAGAACAGACGAGTAGAACTTGCGATCTACGCCAATGATGACATGAAAGAAGCCGCCAAGACAGGAAATCTTGACTGATCGCTTATTGGTTCGCTACCGTTAGCTCCATGGGTTTGATTCGGCGTAAGCCTTTAATTCTGGCCTGACCCTCGACCTCTAATTTGGTATAGGGAGTTGTGGGAAACACCAATTCTGTCATTACTCGTTGCCCTTGGTTTACAAAGAGCTCGACGGATGAGGCATCCAAGTATAACTCGATACGTTCAACTTGCAGCTCATCGAGATCCAATTTGTGGATGGCCGCAAATCCTTCTTCAAAATCGGAAATTCCCGCTTTTGTTCTATCGAACAGCAGTTGCCCATCCGTGAGTTGAATCTGAATTTTTTCGTTCGAATCATTGGACAGCGTAAACAAGCAATCTCCATTCACTTGAAAATCGACGTAGGAAGCTGGTCCAAGTTCTTCTTTAGCTATCTCAGCACCGAGCAACTGTTCTGCTTCCTGTACAACGGTAGAATGGACCCGGAAGCTATCCCCTTCACGATGCAAGCTCAGGGAGCGTGGTAAGGTCATAGCGCTTCGCCAACTTGCCGTAGGAACTAGCTGGGCATATTGCCAATTGCTCATCCATCCAATGAACAGGATTCTATCGTCCGGATTATCACTCCAGGTTACACCGGCATAATTATCCGCCCCATGATCCAACCAAACTGCCTTCTCAAGTTCACCCTCCTGTGCGGGACGCGGTAGCAGATTTTGTTCGAATGCCGTATCCAGAGTAAAGGCATTTCCATTAAACTCACCGATAAAATACTGAGTCGCAGAACCACCTTGTGGCCCTCCAGGGTTAATGCTGACCAGCAAAACCCAGCGCTGTTCGTCTGATCCTTCAACCTGCATCGGAATGAGATCAGGACATTCCCAAACACCACCGTGTGAACCCCATTCCAGACCAAAATCACTTTCCTTGTTCCAGTCGAGGAGATTTTCAGACGAATAAAAACTAATGTGGTCTGCCACAGCCAAGGTCATGATCCATCGTTGGCTAGGCTCATGCCAGCGAACCTTTGGATCCCGGAAGTCGCGGATCCCAGGATTGGGCAAAACGGGATTACCTTCGTACTTGATCCATTCTCGTCCACCATCCAGGCTATATGCTATTCCCTGGTACTGAAAATCTAAGGCATCGGTCTCCGCTGCTTCTGGTTCGTGGTAAGTGAAAATGGCAATCAATGCCGGGTTCTCTTCCGAACCTAAACCACTGGTATTCTTCCAATCGACCACCGCACTTCCAGAGAAGATATAACCCAGGCTGTCCGGATAAAGCGCTATTGGTAGGTGTTCCCAATTGACCATATCGCTGGAAACCGCATGCCCCCAGTGCATCGGGCCCCAAACAATGTCATCCGGGTAGTATTGATAGAACAAATGATACTCCCCCTTGTAATAGACCATTCCGTTGGGATCGTTCATCCACTTCTCTTGAGGCGTAAAATGATATAATGGGCGATAGTCCTCCATGCCTGTAACTGTTTCTTCAATCTCGGGTTGAATATTGTTTTTACATGAAATTCCCACAAGAATCAAAAGCAGACAAATGTATCGCATTATCAGTAGTTTTATAATCTTAATATACGTATACTCAGAGAACTTTATAAACACACATCCGATAAGAAATTCGTATTTTACCTAATCATGGTTCGGGTCCAATTTACCATCAACAAGATCAAGATCTGATCACAATACCAACTAAAAAAATGAATCGACAATTAACTCACCCGCTACTACTGATATATTTCTTGCTGTTAGTGGCTTGCTCAGAAAAAGAAAGTCAAACCCCGGTAGAAGTCTCTGCTAGTTTAGTTCCTGCCACCTATCAGGACCTGGTGGACCTCTTTCACCAGTGGCGAGAATTCGAAGAGCCACCACTTTACCAGGGTGCTCCGGATTATCGGGCGATAACCTTTGAAGAACGACAAGCAGATTTCCTTGAACTACAGAATCGTTTGAAGCGAATGGATACCACCGGCTGGAGTGTCCCACAACAAGTAGATTGGACCATTGTATGGGCAGAGATGAATGGCTATGATTTCAACCACCGGATTCTCAAACCATGGGAGCGAGATCCGGCTTATTATAAGACGGTATGGACCTATAAAAGCGATGTGCCGGCTCATGAAGGACCCACCCATCATGCCACCCTCGAACTCTGGACCTACCAATTACCCCTTTCTCCCTCAGAGAGGGAACGCATGCTGGAAGATCTCAGTGTAATTCCTCCACTGAACGAGCAAGCTAAAGTGAACCTAACCGGAAATGCACGAGACCTATGGATAACTGGAATCAGGGATATAAAGGGACAAAGTACAGTGCTCAGTGAGCTGCTTGCCCGAGAAGATATTCGATCTGATAAGGAGTTGGCGATGGCATTAGAACAGGCAATAACATCAACTGACGAGTTAAGCAATTGGTTAGAGCAGGAATCTGCCTCCAAGGATGGTCCATCTGGTATAGGTAAAGAAAATTACAGTTGGTATTTACAGAATGTTCACCTGGTCCCTTTGAGCTGGGAGGACGAGGTCATGATCCTAAGAAGAGAATTGGCCAGAGCTTGGACAGCTTTAAAGTTGGAAGAACATAAAAACAGGGACTTGCCACAATTGGTTGCGGCTGATTCTCCTGAGGCCTATGACCAAATGGCCAATAAGGCAGCCGAAAACCTGTTGACCTTTCTGGACCAACAGGACATCGTGACCGTTAAGCCTTATTTCGAGCTGGCATTAAGAGCACATTTGGGGGAATATATCCCTGAGGAGCAGCGTAATTTTTTCTACATCGGGGAACATTTCGATCCCAGGCCGCTTTATTCTCATTTTTACCACTGGTTCGAGTTGGCACGCATGGAAAACGAGCCGCATGCCAGTGAGATCAGGAGAGGACCATTACTCTACAACATCTTTGATTCCAGGAATGAAGGTACAGCAACAGCAGTTGAAGAAATGTTCCTTCAAGCCGGTCTCTATGAAGACAGTCCCCGGAGTAAGGAGATCGTCTATATCATGATCGCACAACGGGCAGCTCGCGGGCTAGGATCACTTTATGCCCATGCCAATCTGATGAATATGGAGGAAGCGGGAGGAATACACTCAGAATTTACCCCAAGAGGCTGGATGAAGACGGAAAAAGAGTTGTTGATCTTCGAACAGCACCTCTACCTGAGACAACCGGGTTATGGCACAAGCTACATCACCGGTAAATACCTGCTCGAAGAAGCTATGGCTGCCTATGGCTTGCAATTGGAGACCCAAGGTAAAGCCTTTGCAGCCCGAGATTTTTTCGACACCTTGAACTCCATTGGAAACATACCTATCTCCCTTGGTCAATGGGAAATGACAGGCATCAAACAGAATCAATTAGCACCGCCCGATCCAACAGTCAAAAAAGACTAATTGAAAGAAGAAATACGTCTTGGTCTGGGAGAGAATTGGAAACAATTTACCCTGCTGGTCATCATCAATGCATTTGTTGGTGGAATGGTCGGGCTGGAGCGATCCATCTTCCCCGAATTTGCAGAGACCCAATTTGGGGTAGAATCCAAGACAGCTATACTTTCGTTCATTACCGCCTTTGGAATAACCAAGGCTTTGGCCAACTACTATACCGGGAAACTCGCAAATCAATACGGGCGTAAGAAGTTGTTGCTTTATGGATGGCTGATTGCTATTCCCGTGCCGATAATCTTGATATACGCCCCAACTTGGTCTTGGGTGATCGCAGCCAATATGCTTCTTGGTATAAGTCAAGGATTGACCTGGAGCAGTACTGTCGTTATGAAGATAGACCTTGTTGGAGAAAAGGACCGGGGCCTGGCCATGGGCCTGAATGAGTTTGCCGGTTACTTTGCCGTTGGCATGATGGCCTTTATATCAGGTTATGTAGCCAATAGATACGGCATAACACCCTACCCCTTCTATCTGGGAATTGGAATAGCTGTGACCGGATTCCTCCTCAGCTGGTTATGGGTAAATGACACCCGTAAATTTGTGGATAAGGAGAGTCAAACGGATAGTTCAGAATCCATGACAAATGTCTTCCGCGAAACTACATTCACTCACAGGACTTTGAGTTCGGTTACCCAGGCTGGTTTAGTAAATAACCTCAACGATGGTATGATCTGGGGACTGCTACCCATTCTTTTGGCATCATTGAGTTTCAATACTGAGAATATAGGATTAATAGCAGCAATCTATCCCACAGTTTGGGGAATCGGACAATTATTTACCGGGAAGATGTCAGATCACTTTTCTAAAAAAGGAATGCTTTTCTGGGGTATGTTATTTCAAGGGATCGCAATTATGATTCTTCCCTTTACAGATGATCTCTACCTTCTGATAGGCCTATCTGCATTACTGGGTTTGGGAACAGCTCTGGTCTATCCCACATTCTTGGCAACCATTGCCCAGGTTGCAAGCCCTAGTCAACGTGCCGAAAGCATCGGCACCTTCCGGTTGTGGCGAGATCTGGGTTATGCTTTTGGGGCCGTGATCTCCGGTATTACCGCCGATCTTTTTGGTATTACGGCAGCTGTTCTCCTTATCGGGATAATTACCATTATCTCCTCCCTGATCATCAAATTCAGGATGCCTTTAAACCTAAGCAAATAAAAAAGCGGCCGGAAGGCCGCTTAATCTAGATTTGTTATTCACTCTTTATTACAGATCGAATCGATCCAGGTTCATCACCTTGTCCCAAGCCGAGACAAAGTCATTGAGGAATTTCCCTTTAGAATCTGAGCAAGCGTAAACTTCTGCCAGAGCCCGTAGTTCTGAATTTGACCCAAAGATCAGGTCTACTCGTGTTCCGGTCCATTTCTTAGCACCCGTCCGTCTGTCACGACCCTCAAAGATCTCGTCATCTTGTGTGGTTGCAGACCAGCTGGTTCCCAGGTCCAACAAATTCGTGAAGAAATCGTTAGTCAGGCTTCCTTTTCGATCAGTGAAGACACCGTGGTCGGAATTGTCGAAGTTGGTACCCAACACGCGTAACCCTCCTACCAATACGGTCATTTCTGGTGCGGTCAGGGTCAACAATTGAGCCCTGTCTACAAGCAGTTCTTCGGTTGAGGCCTTGTATTTCACTCTTAGATAGTTTCTAAATCCATCAGCTCCCGGTTGCAGAGCTGCAAATGAGTCAGCATCGGTATGCTCATCTGTAGCATCAGTTCGACCTGGTGTAAAAGGAACTGATACTGATTCTCCTGCATTTCTGGCAGCTTGTTCTACTCCAGCACATCCACCAAGCACGATCAGATCGGCCATGGAAACTTGCTTGCCGCCAGTATTGGCATTAAAATCAGACTGAATCTGAGCTAGCGTATCCAATACCTTGGCCAACTGGGTTGGGTTGTTTACCTCCCAATCGTTCTGCGGTGCAAGTCGAATTCGTCCACCGTTAGCACCACCACGCTTATCAGAACCGCGGAATGTAGAGGCTGAGGCCCAGGCAGCAGATACCAATTCAGAAACACCAAGCCCTGACGCCAGTATTTCATCTTTAAGTGAAGCAACATCTTTCTCGTCGATCATTTCATAATCCGCTGCTGGTATGGGATCTTGCCAGATCAACTCTTCAGATGGCACCTCAGATCCCAGATAAAGGGATTTTGGACCCATATCCCTGTGAGTCAATTTAAACCATGCACGTGCAAAAGCATCGGCAAACTCGTCCGGGTTCTCATGAAATCTGCGAGATATTTTCTCGTAGGCAGGATCCATTCTCAATGCAAGATCTGTGGTCAACATCATGGGTTGGTGACGAACACTTGGATCGTGAGCATCCGGCACACTATTGGCTCCCGCCTGACCTTTGGGCTTCCATTGATGAGCCCCCGCTGGGCTTTTGGTCAGTTCCCATTCGTAATCGAACAGATTCTCAAAGAAGTTATTGCTCCACTGTATCGGAGTCTTGGTCCAGGCACCTTCCAGACCACTTGTGATGGTATCCCCGGCATTACCGCTACCAAAACTGTTACTCCAGCCCATACTTTGTTCTACGATAGTCGCTCCAGCCGGTTCGGCAGAAACATACTTATCCGGATCTGCAGCACCGTGGGTCTTTCCAAAAGTATGACCTCCGGCGATCAATGCTACGGTCTCCTCGTCGTTCATGGCCATTCGACCAAAGGTCTCACGAATGTCGCGAGCTGCTGCCAGTGGATCAGGATTTCCATTTGGCCCTTCCGGGTTAACGTAGATAAGTCCCATTTGGACAGCACCGAGTGGGTTCTCAAGATCTCGATCTCCACTGTAGCGCTTATCATCCAGCCATTCACCTTCAGAACCCCAATAAATATCTTCTTCCGGTTCCCAGACATCTTCACGTCCTCCACCAAATCCGAAGGTTTTGAAGCCCATGGATTCCAGTGCAGCATTCCCTGCTAATATCATCAGGTCTGCCCAGGATAGTTTCCGGCCGTATTTCTGCTTGATGGGCCACAACAATAAACGAGCTTTGTCGAGGTTGGCGTTATCCGGCCAGCTGTTCAGTGGAGCGAAACGCTGAGTTCCGGCTCCACCACCACCACGTCCATCCGCAATACGGTAAGTCCCGGCACTGTGCCAGGCCATGCGAATGAAGAAGGGTCCATAATGACCGTAATCTGCCGGCCACCAGTCCTGGGAATCTGTCATCAGGTCATACAGGTCCTGTTTTACAGCTGCTAGATCAAGTGATTTAAATTCCTCGGCATAGTCATAGTCTTCTCCCATGGGGTCTACAAGAGCTGAATGCTGACGCAGAATATTTAAATTTAACTGATTGGGCCACCAGTCGCGATTAGATGTTCCTCCGCCTGCTCCATGCTTGACCACATTGC contains:
- a CDS encoding S8/S53 family peptidase, producing MKKTITLFISLFILVFGSAIAQTVSFQGNTYRMINNQWHMSGENGMDFPLVENTISIKIDQRATDDAITAFEQNNELTRLRKAITGWVDYQIAEGTDPFQKAQQLQGQQVVSQLEFPTIGYYTLIPDDALFPNSWHLMQDNDADIDIEEAWDVTTGDPSIAVAILDSGVDWIHQDLGMGEDSHSNIFLNPGEDAWADPNDPSTGNGIDDDGNGLIDDWKGWNFSNNWNDARQDQQGNQFFHGTHVSGIVAAKTNNDEGISGVAGGWNSEGAKLLPCAVGITGPNGSVLDDAILYAAEIGARQVQLSLTVGTSQAIIDAVELAYNDFGVIIVNASGNNGSTNSVGFPGNLENVWAIGATNQNDFRAGFSNHGPQLFISAPGVSIWSTQLVSGSDYGTSDGTSFASPIASGVIALMLSVNPDLTPEEVKEILKETADKVGGYDYDWNKDDPGHSRQLGYGRINAKAAVDMAAQTLGLASSNGLEGIILSPNPANDVLDLRLPVQMGDGVQIGITALNGQVVRDNIRPSRISGNTATLDVQDLSSGVYLIRVTSGGDSIVKKFVKN
- a CDS encoding AI-2E family transporter; protein product: MKIVDILIRLGFLALLVAWCFQILTPFAGVILWGIILAIAMYPVHQSLEKRFKGRKKMGSTVLVLIGLIIIIIPTWLFVDSIIVGLTDLGSDFNSGNLTIPPPDPAIADWPLIGEDLHRIWGEASQSIENLLTKYREQLLVFGQAIFDGIKSIGGSLVTFILAVIIAGALLSSDYAQVQGRKFFKRLVGERGDEFIEITANTVGNVVKGVIGVAIIQAFLVGLGLLGAGVPYAGVWTLAVLILAILQLPVMVIVIFPIIMIFNSMETLPAVLWTVYLFAAGLSDTPLKAIFLGKGAAVPMLVIFLGVIGGFIMSGFIGLFTGAIVVSLGYTLFTTWLNAGDSAEEERLPDPAPETE
- a CDS encoding tetratricopeptide repeat protein, translating into MRTFSFLLLIVFMIGGTSHFCAQTFTMGKKCRAALEEAETAVADDMPEQALTLFDQFSSKCKTKDAKERAAIGKAQAYNALQLYPSAIAEADKALDVTKGKSLEGHFQKAIALNRSGDIQGSKKELKAVMELTENNENTAQRASNYAVMAAIYERQLKQVDSAEYYLDKARELDPNNVNFVIQEGDMYVGMEDYDKAYRMYDQAADMQPASLEVYVARSEARLIQMRQKYGTDQAQALRKKMTPTENQALCSDLKKAVSLGWNDMNKELFIALVCD
- a CDS encoding OmpA family protein codes for the protein MKKARIYLLAALVLVGCGTLNKQQKGTIAGSAGGALLGAAVSKGSVWGILIGAAVGGTAGNLIGKKMDQQARELTQAVPTAEVSRVSEGINVTFDSSVAFQINSAELNQDYKDDLQRVAAVFQKYPDTNILIEGHTDDSGPAEFNMKLSEQRAKSVATYLAANGVDTSRLTQKWYGEEQPKYPNDEANRAKNRRVELAIYANDDMKEAAKTGNLD
- a CDS encoding glycoside hydrolase family 32 protein — translated: MRYICLLLILVGISCKNNIQPEIEETVTGMEDYRPLYHFTPQEKWMNDPNGMVYYKGEYHLFYQYYPDDIVWGPMHWGHAVSSDMVNWEHLPIALYPDSLGYIFSGSAVVDWKNTSGLGSEENPALIAIFTYHEPEAAETDALDFQYQGIAYSLDGGREWIKYEGNPVLPNPGIRDFRDPKVRWHEPSQRWIMTLAVADHISFYSSENLLDWNKESDFGLEWGSHGGVWECPDLIPMQVEGSDEQRWVLLVSINPGGPQGGSATQYFIGEFNGNAFTLDTAFEQNLLPRPAQEGELEKAVWLDHGADNYAGVTWSDNPDDRILFIGWMSNWQYAQLVPTASWRSAMTLPRSLSLHREGDSFRVHSTVVQEAEQLLGAEIAKEELGPASYVDFQVNGDCLFTLSNDSNEKIQIQLTDGQLLFDRTKAGISDFEEGFAAIHKLDLDELQVERIELYLDASSVELFVNQGQRVMTELVFPTTPYTKLEVEGQARIKGLRRIKPMELTVANQ
- a CDS encoding MFS transporter is translated as MKEEIRLGLGENWKQFTLLVIINAFVGGMVGLERSIFPEFAETQFGVESKTAILSFITAFGITKALANYYTGKLANQYGRKKLLLYGWLIAIPVPIILIYAPTWSWVIAANMLLGISQGLTWSSTVVMKIDLVGEKDRGLAMGLNEFAGYFAVGMMAFISGYVANRYGITPYPFYLGIGIAVTGFLLSWLWVNDTRKFVDKESQTDSSESMTNVFRETTFTHRTLSSVTQAGLVNNLNDGMIWGLLPILLASLSFNTENIGLIAAIYPTVWGIGQLFTGKMSDHFSKKGMLFWGMLFQGIAIMILPFTDDLYLLIGLSALLGLGTALVYPTFLATIAQVASPSQRAESIGTFRLWRDLGYAFGAVISGITADLFGITAAVLLIGIITIISSLIIKFRMPLNLSK
- the katG gene encoding catalase/peroxidase HPI, giving the protein MDNNGHHVNGGGGKCPFSSNVVKHGAGGGTSNRDWWPNQLNLNILRQHSALVDPMGEDYDYAEEFKSLDLAAVKQDLYDLMTDSQDWWPADYGHYGPFFIRMAWHSAGTYRIADGRGGGGAGTQRFAPLNSWPDNANLDKARLLLWPIKQKYGRKLSWADLMILAGNAALESMGFKTFGFGGGREDVWEPEEDIYWGSEGEWLDDKRYSGDRDLENPLGAVQMGLIYVNPEGPNGNPDPLAAARDIRETFGRMAMNDEETVALIAGGHTFGKTHGAADPDKYVSAEPAGATIVEQSMGWSNSFGSGNAGDTITSGLEGAWTKTPIQWSNNFFENLFDYEWELTKSPAGAHQWKPKGQAGANSVPDAHDPSVRHQPMMLTTDLALRMDPAYEKISRRFHENPDEFADAFARAWFKLTHRDMGPKSLYLGSEVPSEELIWQDPIPAADYEMIDEKDVASLKDEILASGLGVSELVSAAWASASTFRGSDKRGGANGGRIRLAPQNDWEVNNPTQLAKVLDTLAQIQSDFNANTGGKQVSMADLIVLGGCAGVEQAARNAGESVSVPFTPGRTDATDEHTDADSFAALQPGADGFRNYLRVKYKASTEELLVDRAQLLTLTAPEMTVLVGGLRVLGTNFDNSDHGVFTDRKGSLTNDFFTNLLDLGTSWSATTQDDEIFEGRDRRTGAKKWTGTRVDLIFGSNSELRALAEVYACSDSKGKFLNDFVSAWDKVMNLDRFDL